Within the Channa argus isolate prfri chromosome 12, Channa argus male v1.0, whole genome shotgun sequence genome, the region GGTATACCATGTTTAGCCAATTTTTGAATAATGCATATTTTAGGTATTGTTTGATGATGGTGGGGTGTATTTTAGCCCCAGTGCTTACTACTAAACAAATGACAAGTTTTGAATATTAATAGAATCTGTACACACTCTAGTTCATCTAAAACCATTCAAGGAAATCTAATGcaaaaaaacactgactcaCAAGACTTTCTTAAGTTTGTGATCAAAGTTAATttcataattcattttttaaataattactgttCCACCCTAAGAGACAGCTGGAGTATCAAGCAATAGACAAAGAGCAGACTGTCATTAAAGACATGTTCTTATGTCTCAGCTCTGGTTTCTATTGGAACGGAGTTGCCTTGTTCCCAGACCCCCCTAAAGATGGAGTCTACCCCAACATGAGCCTGCCCGTAACCAAGGAGACTGTACATGCCTACGCCCAGACGATGGTTGAAAACATCAAGCAGAGAGCTGAGTGGTTTAGAACTAACCATGTGCTTTGGCCATGGGTAAGTAGAAACCTGGATTCATTTAGTAATAAATCCAGTTGAGCTAACAGTACAGACTTTTTTAGTGCAGCCATCCacaagtatttttatttaaattaatataatattctTTAATCCTTGTGCTTTAGGGCTGTGATAAACAGTTCTACAACTCATCAGTGCAGTTTAACAACATGGACCCTTTAATGAAGTATATCAACCAGAACAGCAAAGAGTTTGGGGTGACAGTCCAGTATGCTACTCTAAGTGAATACTTCCAAGCCATGTACCAGTCAAATCTCACATGGGATGTCCGTGGGAGTGAGGATTTTCTACCATATTCTACAGGTAATAATCTAAAACCATTCTGTAATTTAATCATCCCTTGCTTTACACTTGCTTCAGTTCTCTCTTTTCATGTCACTGACTGTCGCTTATGTGTTTTATTCCCTAGAACCTTACCAGGCATGGACAGGGTTTTATGCCTCCAGGAATGTTTTAAAAGGAGTAGCACGACAGGCTAGTTCTCAGCTGCATGCAGCTGAGACTCTTTTCACCCTCTATCGAATCAGCTACCCTGACGGACCAGTAACAAAAGACTGGGCCCTGGACAAACTGAAAGCCCTTCGCTGGGCTGTCTCTGAGGTAAAATGTCAAAGGCAGTTAACtccattattataaaaataattctaaaacCAATTTATTTGCTGCACACTATttagtatactgtatatttgactTTCAGTTTTAGATGAGCACAAATCATCCGAATAAACTTATCACTGAATGATTGTCTGGTTTAGACTCAAAAGAGTATTTGGTGGTTGTTTTTTAGGTGCAGCACCATGATGGCATCACTGGCACAGAATCTCCAAAGGTAGCAGACATGTACCTCCAGCATCTCATGCAGGCTATGATGGGAGTAAAGGAGCTACAGTCTGCACTGTTTCTGCTGCCCCACAGGCTTGACAAACCTAGCTTCCTCAGCAGCCACTACCAGAGAAAAGGTCATTACAGcaggacaaaataaaatttaattaacatattattattattattattgttgttgttgttgttgttgtttttgttgttgttgtagcaaTTCCTGACTGTTGATTTGTGAGTTTAAAAAAGCCAATTTAACCCTTTTGTACGCTTCATAAGTAAGATTTTAAGTTAGTGTTTATATTAACTAATTGTCTTTTTGCTTTCCTACCAAGCAATGAGGCGCAATGACAATGGTATCAGTCATGTCTAACTCTtcagaaaaaagtttaatagAAAGGCTGCATATTCAAGCACCTTTACTATTTCAGAATGGTTTAGGttactattaaaataaataatttgtaattattctcCTGATTCCAGGTGTTGATCAGGAGCTGGAGCAGCATATCATCATTTACAACCCTTTAGCATGGAACATCACCACTATCATCAACATTACAGTAACATCCCTGTATGCAGCTGTCTTTGATGATGAAGGACATGCAGTGCCTGCAcaggtagtgtgtgtgtgtgtgtgtgtgtgtgtgtgtgtgtgtgtgtttgtgtgtgtgtgttttgatgtaaATGGATGTTTAAATGTCTCGActtcaaataaaaactttttattaactCGTGTTacggaaaaataaataatgctaaAATATGGTGTAGTattataaagacatttttcataaaGTCAACAAACATAGTGTTTGGACAttgtcttacacacacaaaatatatgcGTCAATAATATTTTACTCTGTCTATTCTAGATCCAGAGGTCTGCGCAGTCCAATGTGACCAATGACCTTTTCATCGTGGTGGAACTCCGAGGCCTTCAGCACAGGAAATACTTGATTAGGTTCTCTCAGACAACTTGTTCTAGAAGCCCTAAGTGTAGCTGGACTTATAAAGCCAAAGGAGTCTTGTTTGCAAGACGTAACATCAAGGACTGGAGGAAAACTGGGAGGAGGCTTCTGCCAGTTATAAATGAATGTTACAAGCTCATGTTTGACCAGGACACTAATCTACTGCACAGCATCACATATCTGTAAGATTACAAGTATCATATCACTTATATTTGCATATTACTTAGAGATTATTCTGCTATTTTTTACTCTgtaatgctttttatttgttaagcactgtcattttttattagTTGCATTTGTAGCTGATTATGATACATAGTATTTTAttgatagaaaataaataagtaatcaAAGATCATAAATATcatattttaagcaaaaattaagcttctcaaatgtaaatatgtgatgtgttttaaatttaatgcaCTTGGATTTTCaacttttaaattgcaaaaacaaGTAATTCTGTACCTTTGGACATTGCAGTAACTATTGTTCAGTCATTGGTGTCATATTGTTTCttaattttaaagaacaaaataattaatcaataaataatgaGCTTATGTTGcagttgatgcttttctcttctGTTAAAATAACTCTCTGACTTTCAACTTGTCTGTCTTCCTCAGAAGTCAGGAAAAAACCCCAGTAATGATGACTCAGGATTTCTGGGAGTACCATGCTAATGGAGATGTAAAAGAAGGACCCATCTCTGATAACTACGTTTTTAGTGCCAACGGTTCTGCTGTGCGAGCCTACAAGGCTGTGGAAATGGAAATTATTCCTGGGAAGATTGTATCCGAGATCAGGCAATACTTCTACAGGTGTGTGaaggaaaatgtattaaatattttggatttatttgtctcaggtttttctgcttttcttttctcggCCATGACTGCATGGACTGCCATGGACAGCGTTCATTCTCACACTTTGAGGTGTTCTCTCTTTCAGAGAGGAAGGTGATAAAGACTATGCTTACTCAATCATCACCCGTGTCCCAGAATGCTTTGGAAGCTCAGTAAGGTGTCTCAGGCTGGAGCAGACCTACTCTCTGGGCCCCCTCCAACTCAACACAGAGGTTGTCCTGAGGACCAGCTCTTCCTTGAAGAACAACAGGACCCTGTACACAGATGACAACGGATACCAGATGATGAAAAGGCCATATAGGAAGTTTACCAACAACACTTTAGCAAGAGTAAGTTGTTTGATAAAATAGACATGGgaatttttatttctatatgtTATATGTGCCAAGTACTGCTAATAGTAAAGCCTTTTTATATATAATGGGCATTTTGCAGAACTACTTCCCTATGGTTCGTGCTGCCTATATTGAGGATAACGTTAGCAGGCTGGTACTTGTCAGTGACAGAGCCCATGGTGTGTCCAGCCAGGACAATGGACAACTAGAGgtaaactaaaaaataaataaatggattaaCGCACTCAGTTAGCATCTACTGAGTCAGAAACATGCTAATGTCCTGAAAACTTCTCAGGTAATGCTCCATCGACGTCTTTGGAACAACTTGGCCTGGAACCTTGGCTACAACCTGACTCTCAACGACAGCTCAGTTGTACGGCCCACACTGTGGATGATGCTGGGCTCCATCAGTGCCACAGCTACGCACCAGAGAGAGGGAATAGAGCTGCAACACAGACCTGTTGTCATGGTTATAGACCAACCACGTGAGTGCAAATTTTTGTAACACACTGCATGACATCAAAAAGTTCCCAGGATATGGGATTTTTCTTTAATAACAAGTTCGTAAAAAGGAACAAGCCATAACCCTATCCCTAGACAAGGTAGATCTGagatttacaaccccaattcaaaaccAGTTAGGGTGATGTGtcaaacgtaaataaaaacagaatgcaatgatttcacAATAAACATAGACAACATAtcatatgttgaaactgagatattttactatttcaCTAAAAATagtagctcattttgaatttgatggcagcaacacatctcaaataagttggaacagggggaccaaaaggctggaaaagtaattgctgcaaataaaaaaacaaatggaggagcgtAACCTAATTAGGTTACTTGGCAACAGATCAGTAACATagctgggtataaaaggagcttttcagagagacagatcctctcaaatgtaaagattggcagaggttcaccaatttgTGACAAAACTGCATCTCAAAATTGTGGAatgatttcagaaaaatgttcctcaacgtaaaattgtgaagactttaaagattccaccatctacagtatataatatcatcaaaagattcagagaatcaggaggaatctctgtgtgcaaggcaCAAGCCCAAAGCTCAAAACTTAGAAACAGGtgtgattctctactggacatcagtgcatgggctcaggaacatttCCATAaaccactgtctgtgaacaaagtttgctgtgcaatccacaaatgtaagctaaagctgtatcatccaaagaagaagccatatgtgaccACAATCCAGAAACGCTGAGTTCTCTGTGTtaaagaggggatgctacataATAGGAAACTTCCACCTGTTCAAACtttttgttgctgccatcaatttcaaaattagctaatattttagatattttttaaataatttattatatattttgtgcTAGTTAACCAAGTTCGCCAATCTTTTGTACACGAAGAGAAGCCCTGGCAGGAGAGAGAGCCGAGAAGCAATTCTCCTGCGCAGTCAGTCGTTCTGCCGCCGAACCTCCACCTGCTCAGCCTCAGTATCCCTGGATGGAACTACTGTGCTAATCATGACGTTCACCTCAGCCACTTACATGCAGGTCAGCTGGGAGAAATACTGGGTGcataaaaatctatttacatatactttttgtgttgtggagtttttcttttttcagacaaAGTCATCAGATATAATTGTGTTAGAAATATCAGAtagaaatatgttgttttatgtaACATACATATAGGTAAGGATCTGCACTCAGAGCCGGACTATGACCGAGTCCTCTTGAGAATCATGCATCTCTTTGAGGAGGGAGAAGACCCAGAGCTTTCAAAGCCAGTTACCATAAATTTAAAggtattaattaaaatacaatgatgcaaaaacaaaatctcattATTAGCATAGTTTTGTAAGATTTCTTTCATAAttcttcatatttttctttcttatggTAATTTCATGTCTGCACAGGAAGTTCTTCAAGGCATAGGGGAAGTAAAAGTGCTGGAGGAGCGTTCTCTCACAGGAACCTCGGATATCACTCATCTGCAGAGGTGGAAGTGGAAGACTGTAGATAAATTAGAAACAAGTAagacttattatttttaaataggagaacagaaaacagcaaGATTTCGTATTGCATAAGTAACAGATTGTATTGGCCAGAAAAGTTCTTTTGAGAAACAGATTTAATTTCATCTGTACATCAAGTCAAACTATCGCCTCATTCCTTTactcattgtatttatttatttatttttttagatgagAAAACATGTTGGAGGTGTGGAAATGATGCTTTCACTGTGACCATCTCACCCAAAGAGATCAGAACGTTCTTTGTTCACTTCAGCTCCAAAAACATTTAGGCTGAACTGAGAAGAAAGACCTAATATGCAAATTCTTTTAAAGATCTGCTATGCTGCCTAATAATGCTCTTTTTGCACATTATATTGATTTTAAGAGGCACTTTCTCAGTGTGAAATTCCCCACTTAAAATCCCCATCAATTCTCACTGaataaagtaattgtttttgtgatgtttgtgtCAAAAATCTGACTTATCTTACACAGATCAACAAATGCCACAGCAACGATTGTCTGATATTTAGGGGAATTTATCATCTCCTTGTGTCTTATACAGAATCTTAAAATCTATTTTGTACATGATGTGTAGTGAACACTGTGACTGTGCTAAACTAAGCTGCTTGTCTCTTAGACTTTAATCTCATCAGACAATACTGACCTGgtatcttctcatctaactcaaaaataaaacaaataaatgcttttcCAGGCAAGGACATGTAGCACTAACTCGAAGAAAATATAGGTTGCCAAAATCAGGCTCAATGTGTAGTGGATGCTAAATTTCcataaattcattttttgaacaaagcatGACATCACTGACATCAGTCATTTCCTATGACAATGGTGACATTACCTTACAGTAACTAGAGGAGCAGACATTAGTTTAGGGGTTATATTTTTCCAAGGTTTGAATCCGAGGAGATTGGTGGTTCTGAAGCTCAGAGCTTTGTGTCTTGTTGCCACtgggttttcttttgtttttgttcttgccAAACGTCAGCTGCCGGTTCAGGGGGGACTTTTGCTCTGACCTTGCTGAGATGCAACCCTACTTCCATACCCTACCTACCCTGCTCTGTGGTCAGAAGATGGGAGGAAGAGAATTTAGGGGGTTAAAATGGTGGGTggcaaaactgtaaaataatgacagaaattCATATTCATGTTCTAAGATAGTCATATTAAAACACAGGCCCAATAACTGAGACCAAAATGGAGCCCATGATCTTGTGAAACTATTTTGCCAtttgtaaagtgaaaaaaaataaataaatccgtGTGGTTAGTGACATTTTGCTGACTTTACTGCCTCAGAAAATTAGGCTGCACCATTTTTCCTATAATTAGAGGACAAGGAGTTTTGTTGTCGGTAATTGTAGTTTCCAGCATGGCCACTAGGGGCATCATTCTCCACACTTACATCGCCCAAAACCTCAACCTGCAACCAAGAGCACCATTAATCAAAATAAGGCAACACCCGAGCAAAACCGAAGCTTGTGCCACTGTAGCATCCAAGGAAACAAAGTAAGGACATGCAGGAGCATTTGATCGTCTGGGAATGAGACGTTTCTGTAATTTGGATCAAGATGAGCAGCGGCACCGTGAGTAATATTTCCCTCATGGTGTGCGTGCCTCTTCATCAGATGCAGGGTTTGCAGCGCGTGCGGCACTACTTGGAACTGATTTAAGTAGGACAACCTAATACGTTTTGCAGCATGAAACTCAAATCCATGATTCAGTTTACGCGTTGTCCCTCATTTGTCCCTCAGTTTAGTAACACGGCTGAAGCTATTATCAGTACAAATGCAGGATGCTGTGAGGAGGCGTTGCGTGGGTTGCTAGGATACAAGGCTTGAAGGGAAATAGGTGATTTATGGTTCGGGGATGAAGAACATAATctaaaaatgctatttttccTTATATATTTGACCTCTGCTTaatagaagagagagagggagcacaAGAGGAAGCTGCAGCACTTCCTGAGCGACATGGCTTTGATTGGATCATTACAGGTGCGAGCAGACACACCCAGTAGATGCAGACTGTGAAGAGACTCTTGGTAATATGaataaactttttgtttttctcgcAGGGTTTTAAATACTTCCAGCCTTGGCTCAGAGGGAAAGAGGAGTTGCTGCTGACAGTTGTCAATGAGGACCTTGTCAGTTGTGTGGATGCAGTGTGATTTCCTCTGTAGAAAACACatatagacacaaacacacagcttgtGTACTACAGAAATTAATGGAATAAATCACGCAACAGTGGCCCATGTCACTTACTTTGTCTCTTGCTCCTGCTCCCATCCTGCAGGGTTGGCGTTCCCCAGGCTTCGCCGTGTCCAGAGCCTCGTCCTACTCCTCCACCAGCAgctgcaacagcagcaacatttcCCCCAGCAGTAGCTCCCCCAGCCTCGACAGCAGGAGCAGCTCTCCCCTGCCTGGGGAGCCACCGGGGCCACGAGACCCCcagtcacgcacacacactaagaCTCAGCCACACGCTGGAAGGTAACTGATGTCACTCTGGGTGTTTGTGGGTTGAGTTCAGTGGAGCTTGTGATGTTTGAGATAGTTCCGTGTTCGTGACTCTGcttctatttgttttgttttaggcaGCAACATTACAAAGCAGCATTTGTAGTTGCTGCATTCACTGTTAGTGCTCAACAACAACTTATGCAGATGGTGTCTCTGTGTGAATCATGTACATTACCTGTATGGTGGAAATAATGAGCTGCTATTACTGGACAGTAAAGTGATGTTTGGATACAAACATTAGACATTTATGGAATTACAAGATCTCACGTTGGACTCACTTGAGGACTCAAAATTTTCTTTCATCATCTGTATACCCAAAAATCTAGAAATCAAATAGTTGTAGCCGTGCATATCACATAGTTCGCTAGAGTTTCacagataattttttttctctgtcagttcttg harbors:
- the man2b2 gene encoding epididymis-specific alpha-mannosidase isoform X2; translated protein: MIFLISIAVLCCCCLSNGLTDENKPIQTFVIPHSHMDVGWVYTIQESMRAYAANVYTSVTEELSKAKDRRFIAVEQEFFRLWWDTVATDSHKRQVRQLVKEGRLEFIIGGQVMHDEAVTDLDDQILQMTEGHGFLYETFGVRPQFSWHVDPFGASATTPVLFALAGFNGHLISRIDYDLKDTMQKNKNLQFVWRGSPSLKSQQEIFTHTMDQFSYCTPSYLPFSNSSGFYWNGVALFPDPPKDGVYPNMSLPVTKETVHAYAQTMVENIKQRAEWFRTNHVLWPWGCDKQFYNSSVQFNNMDPLMKYINQNSKEFGVTVQYATLSEYFQAMYQSNLTWDVRGSEDFLPYSTEPYQAWTGFYASRNVLKGVARQASSQLHAAETLFTLYRISYPDGPVTKDWALDKLKALRWAVSEVQHHDGITGTESPKVADMYLQHLMQAMMGVKELQSALFLLPHRLDKPSFLSSHYQRKGVDQELEQHIIIYNPLAWNITTIINITVTSLYAAVFDDEGHAVPAQIQRSAQSNVTNDLFIVVELRGLQHRKYLIRFSQTTCSRSPKCSWTYKAKGVLFARRNIKDWRKTGRRLLPVINECYKLMFDQDTNLLHSITYLSQEKTPVMMTQDFWEYHANGDVKEGPISDNYVFSANGSAVRAYKAVEMEIIPGKIVSEIRQYFYREEGDKDYAYSIITRVPECFGSSVRCLRLEQTYSLGPLQLNTEVVLRTSSSLKNNRTLYTDDNGYQMMKRPYRKFTNNTLARNYFPMVRAAYIEDNVSRLVLVSDRAHGVSSQDNGQLEVMLHRRLWNNLAWNLGYNLTLNDSSVVRPTLWMMLGSISATATHQREGIELQHRPVVMVIDQPQKPWQEREPRSNSPAQSVVLPPNLHLLSLSIPGWNYCANHDVHLSHLHAGKDLHSEPDYDRVLLRIMHLFEEGEDPELSKPVTINLKEVLQGIGEVKVLEERSLTGTSDITHLQRWKWKTVDKLETNEKTCWRCGNDAFTVTISPKEIRTFFVHFSSKNI
- the man2b2 gene encoding epididymis-specific alpha-mannosidase isoform X1; amino-acid sequence: MIFLISIAVLCCCCLSNGLTDENKPIQTFVIPHSHMDVGWVYTIQESMRAYAANVYTSVTEELSKAKDRRFIAVEQEFFRLWWDTVATDSHKRQVRQLVKEGRLEFIIGGQVMHDEAVTDLDDQILQMTEGHGFLYETFGVRPQFSWHVDPFGASATTPVLFALAGFNGHLISRIDYDLKDTMQKNKNLQFVWRGSPSLKSQQEIFTHTMDQFSYCTPSYLPFSNSSGFYWNGVALFPDPPKDGVYPNMSLPVTKETVHAYAQTMVENIKQRAEWFRTNHVLWPWGCDKQFYNSSVQFNNMDPLMKYINQNSKEFGVTVQYATLSEYFQAMYQSNLTWDVRGSEDFLPYSTEPYQAWTGFYASRNVLKGVARQASSQLHAAETLFTLYRISYPDGPVTKDWALDKLKALRWAVSEVQHHDGITGTESPKVADMYLQHLMQAMMGVKELQSALFLLPHRLDKPSFLSSHYQRKGVDQELEQHIIIYNPLAWNITTIINITVTSLYAAVFDDEGHAVPAQIQRSAQSNVTNDLFIVVELRGLQHRKYLIRFSQTTCSRSPKCSWTYKAKGVLFARRNIKDWRKTGRRLLPVINECYKLMFDQDTNLLHSITYLSQEKTPVMMTQDFWEYHANGDVKEGPISDNYVFSANGSAVRAYKAVEMEIIPGKIVSEIRQYFYREEGDKDYAYSIITRVPECFGSSVRCLRLEQTYSLGPLQLNTEVVLRTSSSLKNNRTLYTDDNGYQMMKRPYRKFTNNTLARNYFPMVRAAYIEDNVSRLVLVSDRAHGVSSQDNGQLEVMLHRRLWNNLAWNLGYNLTLNDSSVVRPTLWMMLGSISATATHQREGIELQHRPVVMVIDQPLNQVRQSFVHEEKPWQEREPRSNSPAQSVVLPPNLHLLSLSIPGWNYCANHDVHLSHLHAGKDLHSEPDYDRVLLRIMHLFEEGEDPELSKPVTINLKEVLQGIGEVKVLEERSLTGTSDITHLQRWKWKTVDKLETNEKTCWRCGNDAFTVTISPKEIRTFFVHFSSKNI